GCGGGTGATTAAAATCGGCGGCGGGTGCCTGAACGGAAAAACGACGATTCAAACCATCATGGAATTGCTGGCCGATCACGGCAAGGGCAATGTGATCGTGGTCAGCGCCTTAAAGGGCGTCACCGACTTTCTGATCGAATCCATGCGAAAGGCCCTGGAAGATGAATCCAGCATTCCGGATATCATGGCCCGCTACCGCAGCCGCCATTCGGAAGTAGGGCGCCACCTGATTCAGGACAAACCATCGCGGCGATTGTGTAAAGAGACGCTCGCCGGTTCCTTCAGCCAGTTGGAACGTCTTTTGTACGGCCTCAGTTTTACCCGCGAGATCACCCCGCGCCTTTACGATACCATCGTCAGCTTTGGCGAGCGGACCTGCGCCGAACTGCTGGCTGCGGTGATGAACAGCCGCGGCATGGCATCCATGGCGGCCATGCCCCAGGAAATCGGGTTGATCACCGACGGCAAGTTCGGTGACGCCACGGTTGTGCCCAAAAAAACGGCGGCCAATTTCAGGCGGCACCTCAAGGCGCCCCTGGCGGCGGGGAGCATCGTTTTCATGCCCGGTTTCTATGGGGTGAGCCCCGAAGGCGACATCACCACCTTCGGCCGGGGCGGCAGCGACTATTCCGCAGCGGTTGCAGCCGGCGCGCTGGAGGCCCAATGCCTGGAAATCTGGAAGGATGTGGATGGGTTTATGAGTGCCGATCCGAAAATCGTTCCCGAATCCAAGCTGATTCCCGAACTTTCTTACGAGGAGGCTGCCGAACTGGCCTATTTCGGGGCCAAGATTCTCCACCCCAGGACCATGGAGCCGGTCCGGCTTCGAAAAATTCCCGTCACGATCCGCAACACGGTCAGGCCCGACATCGAGGGCACCCGTATCTGCGTAAAAAGCCCCCAACCTCCCAGTGTGATCAAAAGCGTGGCTTACGATACCGGTATCGGACTGCTCCATATTTTTGCCTCCGGCGTCGGCGCTCGCATGGGCATCCTGGCCCAGGTGGCTGCCGCCATGACCGATCACGGGATCAATATTCGCTCGGTGGTCACCTCCCAGACCTGTATCAGCCTGCTTCTGGCGCGAAGCGACCTGGATGCCGGCCGCCAGGCTCTCATGTCCCTGCGGCCCCGGCCGTTCCGACGCATCGAAAAAGTGGCCGACAGCGCCCTGATCAGCATTGTCGGAGAAGGGCTTTCCCGCAAAAAGGGCATCGCCGCACGCTGTTTCGCCGCTGTGGCCGGGTGCAACGTCAATGTCAACATGATCGCCTTCGGGCCATCCCGGGCCGCCCTTTATTTTCTGGTGCGTGAAAACAGCCTTCGGCGCGCCGTGATCGCCATCCACAGCACTTTTTTTTCATCGCCGCGCTGCAGCAACTGACCGCAATCCGAGATCGCTTTCAAGTATCCATCTACGCGGATCCAATGTCCTGGCGCGACTTGCCGTTTCCCATCATTTGCGGTTGTGTTTTAATGTTCAAGGGTTATCTTTCATATGACCCTTTTTTGAGTAACGTTACGGCGTCGGTGGCGGTTTAACAGACGCTGTACATGGCATGCGGGAGACGCCACCATGTACCTGGCTCGAGTGCCCGATAAAAATATGGGCTGGCGGTACATCATTCGACAGTCCTATTCCCACAACAATGGATACCGCAGCCGCGATCTTTTCGATCTGGGGGACGATCCGTCGCGCTTTATCGTCTACCCCGGCGGCAACGGGTTTTACATCGACACGAGCATTGAAAGAGCCATCGCCGATCAGGGCATTTCCGTTTCCCAGGACGATCTGGAACCGATTTTTCTGCCTTTCCTGGCGCCGCACATCCGGCGGGTGATCGACGGATTCGATCGAAAATCACGTCATCAGGAAGTGTTGCAAGCGTGCACGCCGGCGGATGCCCACCATCGTTTCGATCGCTTCCGGCTCCATTTTTTACGAACCGGAAGGGTCAGTCACCGGGAGATGGGCTGCACGCCGGATCGTTTTTATGCCAGACTGAACCATAAATCCCGGGATGAGATCGAATATGATTTCATTCGAGCCGAACGTCAGCTCAAACCCGGAGAACTGGCCCTTTACACCTACCAGATCTTCGACCTGCAACGCCACTTTACCGAGGTTTACGCCCG
This window of the uncultured Desulfosarcina sp. genome carries:
- a CDS encoding DnaJ domain-containing protein; this encodes MYLARVPDKNMGWRYIIRQSYSHNNGYRSRDLFDLGDDPSRFIVYPGGNGFYIDTSIERAIADQGISVSQDDLEPIFLPFLAPHIRRVIDGFDRKSRHQEVLQACTPADAHHRFDRFRLHFLRTGRVSHREMGCTPDRFYARLNHKSRDEIEYDFIRAERQLKPGELALYTYQIFDLQRHFTEVYARTHPEALDPGKMDRFFVKTLCELNRDRSFWMEEDTGESLQPHLVRYAVMYFDSAFPLRDPFGDFLRDFMNRHRIYQPPESVRVNLEESARLFGVSSETLKKMDCRTLTRRYRKLAQKHHPDKGGDPEGFIRLNAAYQKLLKRKSKQ
- a CDS encoding aspartate kinase; protein product: MRVIKIGGGCLNGKTTIQTIMELLADHGKGNVIVVSALKGVTDFLIESMRKALEDESSIPDIMARYRSRHSEVGRHLIQDKPSRRLCKETLAGSFSQLERLLYGLSFTREITPRLYDTIVSFGERTCAELLAAVMNSRGMASMAAMPQEIGLITDGKFGDATVVPKKTAANFRRHLKAPLAAGSIVFMPGFYGVSPEGDITTFGRGGSDYSAAVAAGALEAQCLEIWKDVDGFMSADPKIVPESKLIPELSYEEAAELAYFGAKILHPRTMEPVRLRKIPVTIRNTVRPDIEGTRICVKSPQPPSVIKSVAYDTGIGLLHIFASGVGARMGILAQVAAAMTDHGINIRSVVTSQTCISLLLARSDLDAGRQALMSLRPRPFRRIEKVADSALISIVGEGLSRKKGIAARCFAAVAGCNVNVNMIAFGPSRAALYFLVRENSLRRAVIAIHSTFFSSPRCSN